The following are from one region of the Plodia interpunctella isolate USDA-ARS_2022_Savannah chromosome 25, ilPloInte3.2, whole genome shotgun sequence genome:
- the LOC128680734 gene encoding uncharacterized protein LOC128680734 codes for MRKMTPIVKKIVSCLALLFVGTANTLRSVQIHVPKAVLTGQDAELTCTYELEGAQLYSIRWYKNMVEFYRFVPKESPATKVFPVAEIKVDVAASDQNRVVLQEVDRTLTGEYQCEVSADAPLFHTEIKSSEMVVVEPPLISPNVTSDKMTYSGGDHIHVNCSSPPSLPAANITWFVNEQMVPGFTASHTLNFSNGYASSLATLELEAAVMSPVPSLMIRCEAAIFDVWKSTSHTLVLRERSANPASALGRSFTGSSAETCLPTIIVVLLHIFLQIILTYTETLR; via the exons GTACAGCAAACACCCTACGATCCGTCCAAATCCACGTACCGAAGGCGGTATTAACCGGCCAAGATGCGGAGCTTACGTGCACGTACGAGCTGGAAGGCGCACAGTTATACTCAATTCGGTGGTATAAGAACATGGTGGAGTTCTACAGATTCGTCCCTAAAGAATCGCCGGCGACAAAAGTCTTTCCTGTGGCTGAGATTAAAGTCGAT GTGGCAGCATCGGACCAGAATCGCGTGGTGCTCCAAGAAGTGGACAGGACCCTGACTGGGGAGTACCAATGTGAGGTGTCAGCTGACGCGCCTCTGTTTCACACGGAGATCAAGTCTTCTGAAATGGTTGTTGTGG AACCACCTCTAATCAGCCCCAACGTGACATCGGACAAGATGACGTACTCTGGAGGTGACCACATTCACGTCAACTGCTCGTCTCCGCCGTCGCTGCCTGCTGCTAACATCACGTGGTTCGTCAATGAACAGATG GTACCAGGTTTCACGGCGAGTCATACGCTCAACTTTAGTAATGGCTACGCGTCAAGTCTTGCCACATTGGAGTTAGAAGCAGCGGTCATGTCGCCGGTGCCTTCTCTCATGATACG ATGTGAGGCAGCAATATTCGATGTGTGGAAATCGACCAGTCACACCCTGGTGTTGCGCGAGCGCAGCGCCAACCCAGCCTCGGCTTTAGGTAGAAGTTTTACAG GATCATCAGCTGAGACATGTTTGCCAACAATCATAGTCGTTCTTCTCCATATATTCTTACAGATTATACTAACTTATACAGAAACTTTAAGATAG